The following are encoded in a window of Aerococcus sanguinicola genomic DNA:
- a CDS encoding ImmA/IrrE family metallo-endopeptidase, protein MPTARVPVNPKLIKYYMDQAFLTEVDLSNKSTFKKLDEWLSGEIYPTFKQLVDLSKELHVPVGYFFLEQPVDDTPDLIAYRTLGSKEDHSSVSRELIESIQWVEDQQAFLSDYRKRQGFENLDYVAKYKTYAVDDVEELANEARKLLGLPHVWQKDLQGQGAFKYFRQRLNAIGTSVVVQSQVALNTHRSLDLDEFRAFVILDDYAPFIFINGKDSKNGRLFSLLHEFGHILLGQEDVLSANKMPNDLSQSERLCNAFAAEILVPRAAFLKSWHDQTPTRALIEDLSRKFKVSQIVIARRALDADFIDQTLYQEVAEEVSEQFRQSEAKRKQASGGPDFWTTLQSRLDPLVTETVFNAYYAGDIRYSDAANLLNMPLSMLQKL, encoded by the coding sequence ATGCCGACAGCTCGCGTGCCAGTTAATCCGAAGCTGATTAAATATTACATGGATCAAGCCTTCTTAACGGAAGTTGACCTATCGAATAAGTCTACTTTTAAGAAACTTGACGAGTGGTTATCAGGGGAAATTTATCCTACTTTTAAGCAGCTTGTCGATTTAAGTAAGGAACTGCATGTACCAGTTGGTTATTTTTTCCTTGAGCAGCCAGTTGACGATACACCAGATCTGATTGCTTATCGGACTTTGGGGTCTAAAGAAGATCATTCATCTGTTTCCCGTGAACTGATTGAGAGTATTCAATGGGTAGAGGATCAACAGGCTTTTTTATCAGACTATCGTAAGCGGCAAGGCTTTGAGAACTTGGACTATGTCGCTAAATATAAAACATACGCGGTGGACGATGTTGAAGAACTTGCGAATGAAGCAAGAAAACTTTTAGGGCTTCCGCATGTTTGGCAAAAAGATCTCCAAGGGCAAGGCGCTTTTAAATATTTTAGACAGCGCTTGAATGCTATAGGGACGAGTGTGGTCGTCCAATCGCAAGTTGCTTTGAATACGCATCGGTCGCTTGATTTGGATGAATTTAGAGCTTTCGTCATCTTGGACGACTATGCTCCCTTTATATTTATCAATGGCAAGGATTCTAAGAATGGACGCTTATTCTCTCTTCTCCATGAATTTGGGCATATTTTGTTAGGCCAAGAAGATGTTTTGTCAGCTAATAAGATGCCAAATGATCTTAGCCAGTCTGAGAGACTATGCAATGCTTTTGCGGCTGAAATTTTAGTCCCTCGAGCTGCTTTTCTGAAGTCTTGGCATGACCAGACCCCAACTAGAGCTTTAATTGAAGACTTATCTAGGAAATTTAAGGTGAGCCAAATCGTTATTGCGCGCCGTGCTTTAGATGCCGACTTTATTGACCAAACCTTATATCAAGAAGTTGCCGAAGAAGTCAGTGAACAATTTAGGCAAAGTGAAGCTAAAAGAAAACAAGCTTCAGGAGGTCCTGATTTTTGGACAACTTTGCAGTCCCGGCTCGATCCTCTCGTAACGGAGACTGTGTTCAATGCCTATTATGCAGGGGATATTAGATACAGTGATGCAGCTAATTTATTGAATATGCCACTTAGTATGTTACAAAAGCTGTAG
- a CDS encoding protein-export chaperone SecB, producing the protein MDNQPVIELLSYRISNIRLQHFNELNEVNNLDPKIGDISANIGVSEDKEIAQIELSTSVAARSKNNDIQRAISMTVVGQFKINEKINHIDYLRVNGTAILFPYLRTFISVVSSLDNEDAIVIPTVNTNNFTSESE; encoded by the coding sequence ATGGATAATCAACCTGTAATTGAGCTATTGAGTTATCGCATTTCAAACATTAGATTGCAACATTTCAATGAACTAAATGAAGTTAATAATTTAGATCCTAAGATAGGGGATATTTCTGCAAATATTGGTGTAAGTGAGGATAAAGAAATTGCCCAAATCGAATTATCGACTTCTGTAGCTGCTAGAAGTAAAAATAATGATATTCAGCGGGCGATTAGTATGACGGTAGTCGGACAATTTAAAATTAATGAAAAAATTAATCACATCGATTATCTTAGAGTTAATGGTACGGCAATTCTTTTCCCATATTTAAGAACATTTATTTCAGTTGTTAGCTCATTAGATAATGAAGATGCAATTGTTATACCAACAGTAAATACTAATAATTTCACAAGTGAAAGTGAATGA
- a CDS encoding sensor histidine kinase, whose protein sequence is MAQTFRESLERDMVRIGTLSVVLVSTILVLVFMAYAYIEQTTQLRRDTEGIAAAFADDLAGADRVLEAMLAAEGPGRDLSYRFYRTQADNHLEGQVFLLDGEGEEVYNNAPDRPLPASYRQLLAGGEGEAGRLTYFDVAGQPYLMVYRRQPDKLAVYLIKGQDLVQADRIDAVSYILLNPYSRVLASDKSANLDHVAGRGHFAWVNNQVYLRQQTPLASGFQLQTQILFLPILSLLAISLAGLLLLILFMVGLTNHFAAYLAKHNSQAIDSLVGETRRISQGDQERLEGDYEADFAYLAQAMNLMLARIRQLNADQIDLERDRVNYERKMLEAQFNPHFLYNTLETIRITSQFDPKVCSQLIRSLTTILRYSMGGQMADAALAEDLKVIDHYLQVTQVRFPQFSYAIHCPEALGQVQVPRLFLLSAIENAIKYGRDQRPDLRIDLTVDCEEDQVFFCLADNGPGFSQEARAHLAADLAANRGQHGLMNSIKRLHFLYPEAQLEVKDSDEGACLIYWIRRPAHVPDCDR, encoded by the coding sequence ATGGCTCAGACGTTTCGAGAATCTTTGGAGCGGGATATGGTAAGGATTGGGACGCTCTCGGTGGTCCTGGTGTCGACGATTCTTGTACTTGTTTTTATGGCCTATGCTTATATTGAGCAGACGACCCAGTTGCGGCGCGATACGGAGGGGATTGCGGCGGCTTTTGCGGATGATTTAGCTGGGGCGGACCGGGTCCTCGAGGCCATGTTAGCGGCAGAGGGACCGGGGCGGGACTTGTCCTACCGCTTCTACCGGACCCAGGCTGACAACCACTTGGAGGGACAAGTTTTCCTGCTCGATGGGGAGGGGGAAGAAGTCTATAATAATGCACCCGACCGGCCCTTGCCGGCAAGCTACCGCCAGCTCTTGGCCGGTGGCGAGGGTGAGGCAGGGCGATTGACTTATTTCGATGTGGCGGGCCAGCCTTACTTGATGGTCTACCGTCGCCAGCCGGATAAGCTGGCGGTTTACTTGATCAAGGGCCAGGACCTGGTTCAGGCAGACCGGATCGATGCGGTATCCTATATCCTCTTGAATCCCTATAGCCGCGTCCTGGCTTCTGACAAGTCTGCGAATCTTGATCATGTGGCGGGGCGTGGACATTTTGCCTGGGTCAATAACCAGGTCTACCTTAGACAGCAGACGCCCCTCGCTTCCGGCTTCCAGCTCCAGACCCAGATTCTCTTCCTGCCTATCCTGTCGCTCTTGGCGATTTCTCTGGCTGGACTCCTACTTTTGATTCTTTTCATGGTGGGATTGACCAATCATTTCGCGGCTTATCTGGCCAAGCACAACAGCCAGGCTATCGATAGTTTGGTGGGAGAGACCCGGCGCATTTCCCAGGGGGACCAGGAGCGTCTTGAGGGGGACTATGAGGCAGACTTTGCCTACTTAGCCCAGGCCATGAACCTGATGTTGGCGCGGATCCGCCAGCTCAATGCCGACCAGATTGACTTGGAGCGGGACCGGGTCAATTATGAGCGCAAAATGTTGGAGGCCCAGTTCAACCCCCACTTTCTCTACAATACGCTGGAGACGATCCGGATCACTAGCCAGTTTGACCCCAAAGTCTGCAGCCAGTTGATCCGCTCGCTGACGACCATCCTCCGCTATTCCATGGGTGGGCAGATGGCGGATGCTGCCCTGGCTGAAGATCTGAAGGTGATTGACCATTATCTCCAGGTCACCCAGGTGCGCTTTCCCCAATTTTCTTATGCCATTCACTGTCCGGAGGCTTTGGGCCAGGTCCAGGTGCCCCGGCTCTTCTTGCTTTCGGCGATTGAGAATGCCATTAAGTATGGGCGGGACCAGCGGCCGGACTTGCGGATTGACTTGACCGTGGATTGCGAGGAGGACCAGGTCTTCTTTTGTCTGGCCGATAATGGGCCGGGCTTTAGTCAGGAGGCGCGGGCTCATTTAGCCGCAGACTTGGCTGCCAACCGCGGCCAGCACGGCTTGATGAATTCGATCAAGCGCCTGCATTTTCTATACCCTGAGGCCCAGTTGGAAGTGAAGGACTCGGACGAGGGGGCGTGTTTAATTTATTGGATAAGGAGGCCGGCTCATGTACCGGATTGTGATCGTTGA
- a CDS encoding response regulator transcription factor translates to MYRIVIVEDEEWIRKWLVYGVDYAQLGALVVGEASNGQEGAALIRDSQPDLVLTDITMPFMGAFEMFDAVSDLTFEKIIISGYNDFANAKAAIRYGVVNFVTKPIDEEELLASVREALSRLAPEEERQGLADELLSGLVADPDALVQEVLAYVHTHFKEKLTMARMAKVLVYSESYLYRKIKASLTVSLSDYIQRYRISQAVQLLEAQEDLRISDLATDLGFSDYNYFDQVFKKYVGMTPTAFRKGGQDEKTD, encoded by the coding sequence ATGTACCGGATTGTGATCGTTGAAGATGAAGAATGGATTCGTAAGTGGTTGGTCTACGGTGTGGACTATGCCCAGCTGGGAGCCCTGGTGGTCGGCGAGGCCTCGAATGGTCAGGAGGGCGCAGCTTTGATCCGCGACAGCCAGCCCGACCTGGTGCTGACGGATATCACCATGCCCTTCATGGGGGCTTTTGAGATGTTTGACGCCGTGTCAGACCTGACTTTTGAGAAGATTATTATCTCGGGCTACAATGATTTCGCCAATGCCAAGGCGGCTATCCGCTACGGGGTGGTGAACTTTGTGACCAAACCGATCGATGAAGAGGAACTCCTGGCTTCTGTCCGCGAAGCCTTGTCCCGGCTGGCACCGGAAGAGGAAAGGCAGGGTCTGGCAGATGAGCTCTTGTCTGGCCTCGTTGCAGACCCTGATGCCCTCGTCCAGGAGGTTCTCGCCTATGTCCACACCCACTTCAAGGAGAAGCTGACCATGGCGCGGATGGCAAAGGTCCTGGTTTACAGCGAGTCCTATCTCTACCGGAAGATCAAGGCCAGTCTGACCGTTAGCCTGAGCGACTATATCCAGCGCTATCGAATTTCCCAAGCCGTCCAACTCTTAGAAGCCCAGGAAGACTTGAGGATTTCAGACTTGGCTACAGACCTTGGCTTTTCCGATTATAACTACTTCGACCAGGTCTTTAAGAAGTATGTGGGGATGACTCCCACAGCCTTTAGAAAGGGAGGCCAGGATGAGAAAACAGACTAA
- a CDS encoding extracellular solute-binding protein, whose amino-acid sequence MRKQTKFWLGLGLVLLLLLGLVYFQSTRQVEEKDSGPEKSLVIYSPNSEALLATVVPAFEQAYGVKVQVIQDATGKLFDRLKSGQGDPAPDLLFGGSSLWYEANRDYFIPYTAKGADKLPAIFRSKDQTYTPYAMEGTVILANRQLTQDLTIHSYGDLLDPALKGKIGLADPRLSSSGFSQLLTILLAKGGYQSDAAWDYVRQLYLAQEAQIYKESSEVNQSLVQGQVAVGLSTEAVAQQMIADGAELDLIYPEEGTLYLPAAVGIAKGTKHLDLAQEFVDYLLSAPVQSSLADSLYQRPILANQGQTSKLRDWQSINRLSDESWDILDQQKQIQNRFQQEGVKASGRNRPLEPKARED is encoded by the coding sequence ATGAGAAAACAGACTAAATTTTGGCTGGGACTTGGCCTAGTCCTGCTCTTGCTTCTAGGCCTGGTTTATTTTCAATCAACTAGGCAAGTGGAGGAAAAAGACTCCGGTCCAGAAAAAAGCCTGGTGATTTATTCGCCCAATTCGGAGGCTTTGTTGGCAACGGTCGTTCCCGCTTTCGAGCAGGCTTATGGGGTCAAGGTTCAAGTCATCCAGGATGCAACAGGCAAGCTTTTTGATCGACTCAAATCGGGCCAGGGCGATCCTGCTCCAGACCTGCTTTTTGGCGGATCGAGCCTCTGGTATGAAGCTAACCGGGATTATTTTATCCCCTATACTGCCAAGGGAGCGGATAAGCTGCCAGCTATCTTCCGGTCTAAGGACCAGACCTATACGCCCTATGCCATGGAGGGGACGGTGATTTTGGCCAACCGCCAGCTGACCCAGGATTTGACTATTCATTCTTATGGAGATTTGCTCGATCCGGCGCTCAAGGGTAAGATTGGTCTGGCCGACCCCCGGCTCTCTTCCAGTGGCTTCTCCCAATTACTGACTATTCTTTTGGCCAAGGGCGGCTATCAATCGGACGCGGCTTGGGACTATGTGCGCCAACTTTACCTGGCCCAGGAAGCCCAGATCTATAAGGAATCTTCGGAGGTCAACCAGAGTCTCGTCCAAGGGCAAGTGGCAGTCGGCTTGTCTACAGAAGCTGTGGCCCAACAAATGATTGCCGATGGGGCAGAATTGGACTTGATCTACCCTGAGGAGGGCACCCTCTACCTGCCCGCTGCAGTCGGCATCGCCAAGGGGACCAAGCACTTGGACCTGGCCCAGGAATTCGTCGACTACCTCTTATCAGCCCCCGTCCAAAGCTCCCTAGCCGATAGTTTATACCAACGTCCCATCCTAGCTAACCAAGGCCAGACCTCCAAGCTCCGTGACTGGCAAAGCATCAACCGCCTATCCGACGAAAGCTGGGACATCCTGGACCAACAAAAACAAATCCAAAATCGGTTTCAACAAGAGGGTGTGAAGGCTAGCGGGAGAAATAGACCTCTGGAACCAAAAGCCAGAGAAGACTGA
- the ribD gene encoding bifunctional diaminohydroxyphosphoribosylaminopyrimidine deaminase/5-amino-6-(5-phosphoribosylamino)uracil reductase RibD, whose translation MRDEEWMQQALDLAEKGRGWVNPNPLVGAVIVKEGRVLGQGYHTAYGKPHAEREALAACQEDPQGATLYVNLEPCCHYGKTPPCTEAVIESGIQRVVVGSLDPHDKVAGKGVQALKEAGLEVKVGVLEKECQHLNRVFEKFIVSHRPYMVAKYAMTLDGKIATRTGASRWVTGPEARQRVHQTRHALSAIMVGVNTILADDSLLTCRLDGGMDPVRIICDSELRTPLDSQVVRTADQVPSYLATTCREADRQAPYRDAGCGIIELGRRQGHLDLVELMTRLGEMDLDSVLLEAGGTLTWSALALGLVDEVHAYIAPKLFGGQAMSPVAGQGVETPDQAIQLESFAWSQVGKDVLIESKVVTGCLPD comes from the coding sequence ATGCGAGATGAAGAATGGATGCAGCAAGCCCTGGACCTGGCTGAAAAAGGTCGGGGCTGGGTGAATCCGAATCCCTTAGTGGGAGCCGTGATCGTTAAGGAGGGCCGGGTCTTAGGCCAGGGTTACCACACAGCTTACGGCAAGCCCCATGCGGAGAGGGAAGCTTTGGCTGCGTGTCAGGAAGATCCTCAGGGGGCTACCCTCTATGTGAACTTGGAACCTTGTTGCCACTATGGAAAGACCCCGCCTTGTACGGAAGCTGTGATTGAAAGTGGGATCCAGCGGGTGGTTGTCGGAAGCCTAGACCCCCATGACAAGGTGGCAGGCAAGGGGGTTCAAGCCCTCAAGGAAGCGGGCTTGGAAGTTAAAGTTGGTGTCCTAGAAAAAGAATGCCAGCACTTAAACCGGGTCTTTGAAAAATTTATCGTTAGTCATAGGCCTTATATGGTAGCCAAGTACGCCATGACTTTAGACGGTAAGATTGCTACGCGGACGGGGGCCTCGCGCTGGGTGACGGGGCCGGAAGCCCGCCAGCGTGTCCACCAGACCCGCCATGCGCTCTCAGCGATCATGGTGGGGGTCAATACCATCCTGGCTGATGATTCCCTCCTGACCTGCCGGCTGGATGGGGGCATGGACCCAGTCCGGATTATCTGCGACTCAGAGCTCAGAACGCCTTTAGACAGTCAAGTCGTCCGGACGGCTGACCAAGTACCTAGCTATCTGGCGACGACCTGCCGGGAGGCGGACCGCCAAGCGCCTTACCGAGACGCGGGCTGTGGCATCATCGAGCTGGGCCGCCGCCAAGGTCACTTGGACCTGGTTGAATTGATGACCCGACTCGGGGAGATGGATCTGGATAGCGTCCTCTTAGAAGCAGGGGGCACCCTGACCTGGTCAGCTCTGGCGCTGGGCCTTGTCGATGAAGTCCACGCTTACATCGCTCCTAAGCTATTCGGTGGCCAGGCCATGTCGCCGGTCGCTGGCCAAGGCGTTGAAACGCCAGACCAAGCTATTCAACTCGAATCCTTTGCCTGGTCTCAAGTCGGAAAAGATGTTTTGATAGAAAGTAAGGTGGTGACCGGATGTTTACCGGATTAA
- the ribE gene encoding riboflavin synthase: protein MFTGLIEEVGKIKAIKKSSQACVVQIGAARVLEGIQVGDSVAVNGICLTVTDFDQSSFTVDVMPQTWQMTALAQLDRGSAVNLERAMAASDRLGGHFVSGHIDGKAQLQAIRPQGNAVLYDFRAGKDLLDDMVNQGSVAIDGISLTLVQVDQQGFRVSIIPHTLDQTNLTQKKVGDWVNIETDMIGKYVKRFMAKAESSDLTEAYLREQGF from the coding sequence ATGTTTACCGGATTAATTGAAGAAGTAGGGAAGATCAAGGCCATCAAGAAGTCCTCCCAGGCCTGTGTGGTCCAAATTGGGGCTGCCAGGGTTCTTGAGGGCATCCAAGTAGGGGATAGTGTGGCGGTCAATGGGATCTGCCTGACCGTGACCGATTTTGACCAATCTTCTTTCACAGTTGACGTGATGCCCCAGACCTGGCAGATGACCGCTCTGGCCCAGCTCGACCGGGGATCCGCAGTCAACCTGGAACGGGCCATGGCAGCTTCGGACCGTTTAGGCGGTCACTTTGTTTCGGGCCATATTGATGGTAAGGCCCAGCTTCAAGCCATCCGTCCCCAGGGCAATGCGGTACTCTATGATTTTAGGGCGGGCAAGGATCTCTTGGACGATATGGTCAACCAGGGCAGTGTGGCCATCGATGGGATAAGCTTGACCCTGGTCCAAGTCGACCAGCAAGGCTTTCGGGTGTCTATCATCCCTCATACCCTGGACCAGACCAACCTGACACAGAAGAAGGTCGGCGATTGGGTCAATATTGAGACCGATATGATTGGTAAATATGTGAAACGTTTTATGGCTAAGGCAGAATCTTCTGACCTGACTGAGGCCTACTTGCGCGAGCAAGGATTCTAG
- a CDS encoding bifunctional 3,4-dihydroxy-2-butanone-4-phosphate synthase/GTP cyclohydrolase II, translated as MFKERVEKALAALKAGKLVLVMDDEDRENEGDLICAAEFATTDNVNFMASQAKGLICMPMSEAIAQKLDFQPMVAHNTDNHQTAFTVSIDHVATTTGISAEERGLTARKVVAEDACPEDFRRPGHMFPLVAKSGGVLERNGHTEATVDLVALAGLEACGLCCEIMADNGQMMRGPELKAFAKDHGLDFLTIEDLQAYRKRYDQLLDKLADVALPTRYGDFRLACFVDRLTGQEHLALTMGDLDQAEDVICRLHSECLTGDVFGSERCDCGAQLDQALAQISQAGQGVLLYMRQEGRGIGLVNKLKAYHLQEEGLDTLEANLALGQPADAREYYLGAQMLRALGLRSVHLLTNNPDKVQELEANGIAVTERLPLEIPANAHDANYLLTKKIKMGHLLDLKEDN; from the coding sequence ATGTTTAAAGAACGTGTGGAAAAGGCATTAGCTGCCCTTAAAGCAGGCAAGCTGGTGCTTGTCATGGACGATGAGGACCGTGAAAACGAGGGGGATTTGATCTGTGCCGCCGAATTTGCGACCACAGACAATGTCAACTTCATGGCTAGCCAGGCAAAGGGCTTGATCTGCATGCCGATGAGCGAAGCCATTGCCCAAAAACTCGACTTCCAGCCCATGGTGGCCCACAATACTGACAACCACCAGACGGCCTTTACGGTTTCTATCGACCATGTGGCGACGACGACGGGGATTTCAGCCGAAGAGCGGGGCTTGACGGCCCGTAAAGTTGTAGCTGAAGATGCCTGTCCTGAAGACTTTCGCCGGCCGGGTCACATGTTTCCCTTGGTGGCCAAGTCGGGTGGGGTCCTGGAACGCAATGGCCATACGGAAGCGACGGTTGACCTGGTGGCCTTGGCTGGTTTAGAGGCTTGTGGGCTCTGCTGTGAAATCATGGCGGACAATGGCCAGATGATGCGAGGGCCCGAGCTCAAGGCTTTTGCCAAGGATCACGGCTTGGACTTCTTGACCATTGAAGACCTCCAAGCCTACCGCAAACGTTATGACCAGCTCCTGGACAAGCTAGCCGACGTGGCCCTGCCCACGCGCTATGGGGACTTCCGCCTGGCTTGTTTCGTCGACCGCTTGACCGGTCAAGAGCACCTGGCCTTGACCATGGGGGACTTGGACCAGGCAGAGGACGTCATCTGCCGCCTGCACTCGGAATGCCTGACTGGGGATGTCTTTGGCTCAGAGCGCTGTGACTGCGGCGCCCAGCTCGACCAGGCTTTGGCTCAGATTAGCCAAGCGGGCCAGGGCGTCCTCCTCTATATGCGCCAGGAAGGTCGGGGGATTGGCCTGGTTAACAAGCTCAAGGCCTATCACCTGCAGGAGGAAGGACTGGATACCCTGGAAGCCAACCTTGCTCTAGGCCAACCTGCCGATGCTCGGGAATACTATCTCGGGGCGCAGATGCTCCGGGCTTTAGGGCTTCGCTCGGTTCACTTGCTGACCAACAACCCTGACAAGGTCCAAGAACTCGAAGCCAATGGTATCGCGGTTACAGAGCGCCTGCCTCTGGAAATTCCAGCCAATGCCCACGATGCCAACTACCTATTGACCAAGAAAATTAAGATGGGACACCTATTAGACTTAAAGGAGGACAATTAA
- the ribE gene encoding 6,7-dimethyl-8-ribityllumazine synthase, with the protein MTRFEGNLYTEDMKVGIVVSRFNDFITSKLLSGALDSLKREGVAEAAIDVAWVPGAFEIPLLAKKMAETGRYDAIICLGAVIRGATSHYDYVCAEVSKGISQVSMATGLPVLFGVITTDTIEQAIERAGSKAGNKGSECAQAAIEMVNVIRAVEGPSDKD; encoded by the coding sequence ATGACAAGATTTGAAGGCAACTTATACACAGAAGATATGAAAGTAGGGATTGTTGTTTCCCGCTTCAATGATTTTATTACGTCAAAACTCTTATCCGGCGCCCTCGACAGCCTCAAGCGCGAAGGCGTGGCAGAAGCAGCCATCGATGTGGCCTGGGTTCCTGGGGCTTTCGAAATCCCCTTGCTCGCTAAGAAAATGGCTGAGACGGGCCGCTATGACGCCATTATTTGCCTGGGTGCCGTGATCCGCGGGGCAACTTCCCACTATGACTATGTCTGCGCCGAAGTCTCCAAGGGCATTTCACAAGTATCTATGGCGACAGGGCTCCCTGTCCTCTTCGGTGTTATCACGACCGATACCATCGAACAAGCCATCGAGCGGGCCGGTTCCAAGGCAGGTAACAAGGGTTCTGAGTGTGCCCAAGCAGCTATCGAAATGGTCAATGTTATACGCGCCGTGGAAGGACCATCTGATAAAGACTAA
- a CDS encoding flavocytochrome c gives MTDQELRYQPGTYQVEAAGHNSALPMEVELSEDRIERIEVDASSESKGIANPVFVKVPADIIEGQTLNVDAVSGATVSSQGIIDGVAEAVRQAGADPEVLKARPKVQHQAAEALEETTDVLVIGGGGAGLAAAASAIQAGKQVIVLDKFPAIGGNTVRTGGPMNAADPDWQNQFAALPGEGHTLEEIAATPEAEIDDEYLEDFRELRQQIQDYLEANEEGEAYLFDSVLLHRIQTYLGGKREDLSGNRVYGNYDLVKTLTDNVLDSVNWLTELGVDFDRDHVDMPVGAMWRRGHKPRSDEGYAYVHALESFIEKEGGSIYTEADVTELIQDDQGQVVGAKGTYQGAAMRIEAQALVLATGGFGANTPMLQEYNTYWERIDDDVKTSNSPAITGDGIRLGQAVGADLVDMGMIQMLPTCDPETGALFTGLQVPPANFLMVNQEGQRFVNEFGTRDEISAAAIANGGLFYLIADERIKATAYNTSQEKIDQQVADGTLYKADTVADLARQIDMDPEQLEETVKKYNSYVEAGEDPDFNKGAFDLKVEEAPFYATPRKPAIHHTMGGLRINSQAQVLDADGQAIPGLYAAGEVAGGIHAGNRLGGNSLADIFTFGRIAGQEASQS, from the coding sequence ATGACTGATCAAGAATTGCGTTACCAGCCGGGGACCTACCAGGTGGAGGCAGCTGGCCATAACAGCGCTTTGCCTATGGAGGTTGAGCTCTCGGAAGACCGGATTGAACGGATCGAAGTTGATGCCAGTTCGGAGAGTAAGGGGATTGCCAACCCGGTATTCGTCAAGGTTCCGGCTGATATCATCGAAGGGCAGACCTTGAATGTGGATGCCGTCTCAGGAGCAACGGTCTCCAGCCAAGGGATTATTGATGGGGTAGCCGAAGCTGTGCGCCAGGCCGGAGCTGATCCCGAAGTCTTAAAAGCTCGTCCTAAGGTCCAACACCAGGCAGCCGAAGCCCTGGAAGAAACGACAGATGTCCTCGTGATTGGGGGCGGGGGTGCTGGTTTAGCCGCTGCTGCCTCAGCTATTCAAGCAGGCAAGCAAGTTATCGTCCTGGACAAGTTCCCAGCTATTGGGGGCAATACCGTGCGAACAGGGGGACCGATGAATGCGGCTGACCCAGACTGGCAAAATCAATTTGCTGCTTTGCCAGGCGAAGGGCATACGCTAGAAGAGATTGCAGCGACGCCTGAAGCGGAGATTGATGACGAATACTTAGAAGACTTCCGCGAACTTCGCCAACAAATCCAAGACTATTTAGAAGCTAATGAAGAAGGGGAGGCCTATCTCTTTGACTCGGTTCTCCTTCACCGCATTCAAACCTATCTGGGTGGCAAACGTGAAGACTTGTCTGGTAACCGGGTTTATGGTAACTATGACTTGGTTAAGACCTTGACAGACAATGTTTTAGACAGTGTGAACTGGTTAACTGAGCTTGGTGTGGACTTCGACCGCGACCATGTTGATATGCCAGTGGGGGCTATGTGGCGGCGGGGTCACAAGCCACGTTCCGATGAAGGCTATGCCTATGTCCACGCCCTTGAGAGCTTTATCGAAAAAGAGGGGGGCAGCATTTATACGGAAGCTGATGTGACTGAGCTGATCCAAGACGACCAAGGCCAAGTCGTCGGCGCAAAAGGGACCTATCAAGGCGCGGCCATGCGGATCGAAGCCCAGGCTCTTGTTTTAGCAACGGGTGGTTTCGGGGCCAATACCCCCATGCTCCAAGAGTATAATACTTACTGGGAACGGATTGATGATGATGTGAAGACCTCTAATTCGCCAGCGATTACAGGTGACGGCATCCGTCTGGGCCAAGCAGTCGGCGCTGACCTAGTGGATATGGGCATGATTCAGATGCTGCCAACCTGTGACCCAGAAACAGGTGCCCTCTTCACAGGTCTCCAAGTCCCACCCGCTAACTTCCTTATGGTTAACCAGGAAGGCCAACGTTTCGTTAATGAATTTGGCACGCGTGATGAGATTTCAGCTGCGGCGATCGCTAATGGTGGCCTCTTCTACCTGATTGCGGATGAACGCATCAAGGCTACGGCCTATAACACCAGCCAGGAAAAGATTGACCAACAAGTTGCTGACGGGACCCTCTACAAGGCCGATACGGTCGCAGATTTGGCTCGGCAGATTGATATGGATCCTGAGCAATTGGAAGAGACTGTGAAAAAATATAACTCTTATGTGGAAGCTGGAGAAGACCCTGACTTCAACAAAGGAGCTTTTGATCTCAAAGTAGAGGAAGCCCCCTTCTATGCAACGCCGCGCAAGCCGGCCATCCACCATACCATGGGCGGCTTGCGGATCAATAGCCAGGCCCAAGTCCTCGATGCAGATGGCCAAGCGATACCAGGTCTCTATGCGGCAGGTGAAGTAGCAGGCGGTATCCATGCAGGCAACCGCTTAGGCGGCAACTCCCTAGCCGACATCTTCACCTTCGGACGAATCGCTGGTCAAGAAGCCAGTCAGTCCTAA